From one Meles meles chromosome 18, mMelMel3.1 paternal haplotype, whole genome shotgun sequence genomic stretch:
- the CCL5 gene encoding C-C motif chemokine 5, protein MKVSAATFAVLLATAAFCAPASASPYASDTTPCCFAYISRRLPFTHIQEYFYTSSKCSMPAVVFVTRKHRQVCANPQKKWVRDHINSLEMS, encoded by the exons ATGAAGGTCTCCGCAGCTACCTTTGCAGTCCTCCTTGCCACTGCCGCCTTCTGCGCTCCGGCCTCTGCCTCCCCAT ATGCCTCGGACACCACcccctgctgctttgcctacatCTCCCGCCGACTGCCCTTCACCCACATCCAGGAGTATTTCTACACCAGCAGCAAGTGCTCCATGCCAGCAGTTGT CTTTGTCACCCGGAAGCACCGCCAAGTGTGTGCCAACCCACAGAAGAAATGGGTGCGGGACCACATCAACTCTTTGGAGATGAGTTAG